From Rubripirellula reticaptiva, the proteins below share one genomic window:
- the tadA gene encoding tRNA adenosine(34) deaminase TadA, with the protein MINNEESEKLLLEFDTHWMTRALEQAFAASTADEVPVGAVIVRDGDLIASASNQRESLHDPTAHAEMIAITQAAASIDDWRLERCTLYVTLEPCLMCAGAILQSRIPRVVFGATDPKGGAVTSLFHVLEDPRLNHQCLVTGGILAEQSGRVLTEFFAAKRAMGKK; encoded by the coding sequence ATGATAAACAACGAAGAATCTGAAAAGCTGCTGCTTGAATTTGATACTCACTGGATGACGCGAGCCCTCGAGCAGGCGTTCGCAGCATCGACGGCCGACGAGGTTCCCGTCGGTGCGGTGATTGTTCGCGACGGCGATTTGATTGCGTCGGCATCGAATCAGCGAGAATCGCTGCATGATCCGACTGCTCACGCGGAAATGATCGCCATCACTCAAGCAGCCGCGTCCATCGACGATTGGCGTTTGGAGCGATGCACTCTGTATGTGACGCTAGAACCGTGCCTGATGTGCGCTGGTGCGATTCTGCAATCCAGAATCCCGCGCGTCGTGTTTGGGGCGACCGATCCCAAGGGCGGTGCCGTCACCAGCCTGTTTCACGTGTTGGAAGATCCCCGGTTGAACCACCAATGCTTGGTGACCGGCGGGATCCTGGCGGAACAGTCCGGCCGCGTGCTGACGGAATTCTTTGCCGCAAAGCGCGCGATGGGCAAAAAGTAG
- a CDS encoding aminotransferase class I/II-fold pyridoxal phosphate-dependent enzyme, with the protein MRSVDLHTYFGTQSPPRDHFVSVLEHWAAHRPSDTAYIFTDTESVEQRLTYSQLWDEVRALAGYMQSECRVRAGDRVLLVYPPGLEFVTGFFACHAAGAIAVPAYPPRRNRKASRIRSIVVDANARWALSTRSIVEQLSGDQQHDDLIGVQLLGTDDPKCRNAAGWRRPRLSEHSLAVLQYTSGSTGSPKGVMLNQGNLIANSELILEAFEPDHEFVGMSWLPTYHDMGLVGGVLMPLYMGRPNVLMSPMTFLQRPVRWLQGISKYNVSISGGPNFSYQLCADKILDSELEGVDLSQWKIAFNGAEPIRESTLREFSDRFGKLGFNASASLPCYGMAETTLIVTGGPTTPRPVITTFDGRGLEQKIVRPVSSEHNAARQLVGCGAVLSNERVLIVDPETREKLPGDSIGEIWVQSPSVGQGYYRRKEATDQTFRATTIDGDGPFLRTGDLGFLYENQLYVSGRLKDMIIVRGVNRYPQDIEETVESASEAVQAGSVGAVAMEHDGREQLVIVAEVIRDRNIDWDSQIQAIRRAVTSEHELPPDAVYLVRNSSIPKTSSGKIQRHACLHAVRDGDLKLIAKWVRWEESGGNAPTDAAPMMQAASASGTQAIDASDVSVAIVEVIGHHVRHVAGERAGKLNLDTNIVLDLGLDSLERLEIARKLERTFGGRFPEQVLDEIETIGQTAVAIQRYLPPGGESIAEAMLRGEIHDDDAMTADSRITATGVRTAKVEPVEAEDSVEQFAEYRRLKTTMRQMLMTGVPNPFFTVHDGIVGDTTIVDGKKLISFASYNYLGLSGHPDVSNAAANAVREYGTSVSASRLVSGEKPIHGQLEKRIANWIGVDNSILMVGGHATNETTIGHLVGAGDLIIHDSLAHNSIVQGALLSGARRRPFPHNDYDALDRMLVELRDQYRRVLVVIEGVYSMDGDFSNLPKFIEVKKKHRAMLMVDEAHSFGTMGKTGRGMSEHFGVNARDVDIWMGTLSKSAASCGGFIAGSEALVELLRYTAPGFVFSVGMPPAQVAAALAAIDTLEREPDRVDRLRSRSELFLSLCQEAGLDTGDSAGTPVVPVITGNSMLALRLSNRLKADGINVQPILYPAVDESAARLRFFVTSEHSEEQIRFTVAQTAKHIAELRSGSVEEKAAV; encoded by the coding sequence CGCCCGGTCTGGAATTTGTCACTGGGTTCTTTGCCTGTCATGCGGCTGGCGCAATCGCTGTCCCAGCCTATCCGCCGCGGCGAAACCGCAAGGCTTCGCGAATTCGTTCGATCGTGGTGGACGCCAATGCGCGGTGGGCACTGTCGACCCGCAGCATCGTTGAACAACTTTCCGGCGACCAACAGCACGATGATTTGATCGGCGTGCAGTTGCTTGGTACCGACGATCCCAAATGCCGAAACGCAGCCGGCTGGCGACGCCCAAGACTTAGCGAGCACTCGTTGGCGGTGTTGCAGTACACCAGCGGATCGACGGGTTCGCCCAAGGGCGTGATGCTGAACCAGGGCAACCTGATCGCAAACAGTGAATTGATCTTGGAAGCGTTTGAACCAGACCACGAATTTGTCGGCATGAGTTGGTTGCCGACGTATCACGACATGGGATTGGTCGGCGGAGTCCTGATGCCGTTGTACATGGGACGGCCAAACGTGTTGATGAGCCCGATGACGTTCTTGCAACGTCCGGTGCGATGGCTGCAAGGGATATCGAAATACAACGTCTCGATTTCCGGCGGTCCCAACTTTTCGTACCAGCTCTGTGCTGACAAAATTTTGGATTCAGAACTCGAGGGCGTTGATCTTTCGCAGTGGAAAATCGCCTTCAACGGCGCTGAACCTATTCGCGAATCAACGCTGCGAGAGTTTTCCGATCGATTCGGTAAGCTCGGCTTCAATGCGTCCGCCTCGCTGCCATGTTACGGAATGGCCGAAACCACGTTGATTGTCACTGGCGGACCGACGACACCGCGTCCAGTGATCACGACGTTTGACGGTCGCGGATTGGAACAGAAAATCGTACGTCCGGTTTCGTCCGAACATAACGCGGCTCGCCAGCTAGTGGGCTGTGGCGCCGTGTTATCAAACGAACGGGTTCTAATCGTCGACCCTGAAACTCGCGAGAAACTGCCGGGTGATTCGATCGGCGAAATTTGGGTCCAAAGCCCATCGGTCGGACAAGGTTACTATCGTCGCAAAGAGGCAACAGACCAAACGTTTCGAGCCACAACGATCGATGGCGACGGGCCGTTCTTGCGGACCGGTGACCTGGGATTCTTGTACGAAAACCAGCTCTACGTTTCCGGCCGTTTGAAGGACATGATCATTGTCCGTGGCGTGAATCGATACCCGCAAGACATCGAAGAAACGGTCGAATCAGCGTCTGAGGCCGTTCAAGCTGGATCGGTCGGGGCGGTTGCGATGGAGCATGATGGTCGCGAACAGTTGGTGATCGTTGCCGAAGTCATTCGCGACCGAAACATCGATTGGGATTCACAAATCCAAGCAATTCGGCGAGCCGTAACGTCCGAGCACGAGTTACCTCCGGACGCGGTTTACTTGGTCCGCAACAGTAGCATCCCGAAAACCAGCAGCGGCAAAATCCAGCGTCACGCTTGCTTGCACGCGGTTCGAGACGGCGACTTGAAATTGATCGCCAAATGGGTCCGCTGGGAAGAATCCGGTGGGAACGCTCCAACGGATGCTGCGCCGATGATGCAAGCAGCCTCGGCGAGCGGTACGCAGGCGATCGATGCATCCGACGTCAGCGTCGCGATTGTCGAAGTCATCGGTCACCATGTGCGTCACGTCGCTGGCGAACGGGCAGGAAAATTGAACCTGGACACCAACATCGTGTTGGATTTGGGTTTGGACAGTCTGGAACGTTTGGAAATCGCAAGAAAGCTAGAACGCACGTTTGGTGGTCGCTTTCCCGAACAAGTTTTGGATGAAATCGAAACCATCGGACAAACTGCAGTTGCGATCCAGCGGTATTTGCCACCCGGCGGCGAATCGATCGCCGAAGCGATGTTGCGTGGCGAAATTCACGACGACGATGCGATGACAGCTGATTCTCGCATCACAGCAACGGGCGTCCGCACCGCTAAAGTCGAGCCGGTCGAAGCCGAAGACAGCGTTGAACAGTTCGCCGAGTACCGTCGACTGAAAACGACCATGCGTCAGATGCTGATGACCGGTGTGCCAAATCCGTTCTTCACTGTCCACGACGGAATCGTTGGCGACACGACGATCGTTGACGGCAAAAAACTGATCAGTTTTGCCAGCTACAACTACCTGGGACTCAGCGGCCACCCGGACGTTTCCAATGCTGCGGCCAATGCGGTTCGCGAGTACGGCACCAGCGTGTCGGCCAGCCGTTTGGTTTCGGGCGAAAAACCAATCCACGGGCAACTGGAAAAACGGATCGCAAATTGGATCGGAGTCGACAATTCGATCTTAATGGTCGGTGGTCACGCAACCAATGAAACGACGATCGGCCACTTGGTCGGTGCTGGCGACTTGATTATTCACGACTCTTTAGCACACAACAGCATTGTCCAAGGCGCGTTGCTTTCCGGGGCGCGTCGCCGACCGTTCCCGCACAACGACTACGACGCACTCGACCGAATGCTAGTCGAGTTACGAGATCAGTATCGTCGCGTGTTGGTCGTCATCGAAGGCGTCTACAGCATGGACGGTGACTTTTCGAACCTGCCGAAGTTCATCGAAGTCAAGAAAAAGCACCGTGCGATGTTGATGGTCGATGAAGCCCACAGTTTCGGGACGATGGGGAAGACCGGTCGAGGGATGTCTGAACACTTCGGTGTCAACGCACGCGACGTCGACATTTGGATGGGCACGTTAAGTAAGAGTGCCGCATCGTGCGGCGGTTTCATCGCCGGTAGCGAGGCGTTAGTCGAATTGCTGCGTTACACCGCGCCCGGCTTTGTGTTCAGCGTAGGAATGCCCCCCGCACAAGTTGCCGCCGCACTCGCGGCAATCGACACGCTCGAGCGCGAACCCGACCGAGTGGATCGACTGCGCAGTCGCAGCGAATTGTTCTTGTCGCTTTGTCAAGAAGCGGGCCTGGACACCGGCGATAGCGCCGGAACGCCGGTCGTCCCTGTCATTACGGGCAATTCGATGCTCGCGCTTCGTTTGTCGAACCGTTTGAAGGCCGATGGCATCAACGTCCAACCGATTTTGTATCCCGCAGTCGACGAATCGGCTGCGAGGTTACGTTTTTTCGTGACAAGCGAGCACAGTGAAGAACAGATTCGGTTCACAGTCGCGCAGACCGCCAAGCATATTGCGGAACTCCGTAGCGGCAGCGTCGAAGAGAAAGCGGCCGTTTAG